The Esox lucius isolate fEsoLuc1 chromosome 5, fEsoLuc1.pri, whole genome shotgun sequence genome includes a region encoding these proteins:
- the cep55l gene encoding centrosomal protein of 55 kDa — protein MTSKGTKETIVNKLGFKSSGSKQAEVEMEKLRKENAQLKKKIDEISKRSAKPPDSDKSKLLERILSLETLREKNTQQLLAREKEVETLKQQLRSSGGEVVASLQAQLDQVRREAEHREKLFQSLSEETGNLKNKLVAVSARCQTLEKQDPDLQNGRVPSAEVAVLQEHLTDALEKNQQWLVYDQQREAYVKAVLARTLEMEQQLNQANRQQHKEGNSDEKCSHQLQDKDNQQLRLQAEMNLAAQREAAARAQGELAELQKRYDERCREGVELRQQLQAERLSSRESVSQERKCSADHAARLRSELESMDARLEEERKRSAELLGQVNLLQKSLLNQNEEQRRVAVLEQQIQLSAKDFENEKLDRQSLQHQLHKVLKELRKAQDQITKLESSHQKQSRFSEPSSYNKLEFQKLSIEEPIPMSPSKHLLDESFLECPKCRALYTTSQHRELLAHLDYCFA, from the exons ATGACATCAAAAGGAACCAAGGAGACTATTGTCAACAAGCTGGGGTTTAAATCCAGTGGCTCAAAGCAGGCTGAAGTGGAAATGGAAAAACTCAGGAAGGAGAACGCTCAACTGAAGAAGAAGATAGATGAAATATCAAAACGGTCTGCCAAGCCACCTGACTCCGACAAAAGCAAACTGCTAGAG AGGATTCTATCTCTGGAGACATTGAGGGAGAAGAACACTCAGCAGTTACTGGCTagggagaaggaggtggagacgTTAAAACAGCAGCTGCGTTCCAGTGGTGGCGAGGTAGTCGCCTCTCTTCAGGCTCAGCTGGACCAAGtgaggagagaggcagagcaCAGAGAGAAACTTTTCCAGTCCCTCTCTGAGGAGACAGGGAACCTGAAGAACAAGTTGGTGGCAGTGTCTGCAAGGTGTCAGACATTGGAAAAACAGGATCCTGATTTACAG AATGGCCGTGTCCCCTCTGCTGAGGTGGCAGTACTTCAGGAACACCTGACAGAT GCTTTGGAAAAGAATCAACAGTGGCTGGTTTATGATCAACAACGAGAGGCCTATGTAAAGGCAGTCCTGGCCAGGACCCTGGAGATGGAGCAGCAGCTAAATCAAGCCAACCGACAACAACACAAAGAAGGCAATTCAGATG AGAAGTGTTCGCACCAGCTGCAGGACAAAGACAACCAGCAGCTGCGACTGCAGGCCGAGATGAACCTGGCGGCCCAGAGAGAGGCGGCGGCGCGGGcccagggggagctggcggagctCCAGAAGAGGTATGATGAGCGCTGCAGGGAGGGTGTAGAGCTCCGTCAACAGCTCCAGGCTGAACGCCTCAGCAGCAGAGAGTCAGTCAGCCAGGAGAGGAAGTGCTCGGCAGACCACGCAGCCAGGTTGAGGTCCGAGCTGGAAAGCATGGATGCCaggctggaggaggagaggaagaggtccGCTGAGCTGTTGGGGCAG GTGAATTTACTCCAGAAGTCTTTGTTGAACCAAAACGAGGAGCAGAGGAGAGTTGCTGTTCTTGAGCAGCAG ATCCAGCTGTCTGCTAAAGACTTTGAGAATGAGAAGCTTGATCGACAGAGTTTACAGCATCAGTTGCACAAGGTCCTAAAAGAGCTGCGCAAAGCTCAGGACCAAATCACAAAACTGGAATCCAGCCATCAA AAGCAGTCTCGTTTCTCTGAGCCCAGTTCTTACAACAAGCTGGAGTTTCAGAAGCTGTCCATTGAGGAACCCATCCCCATGTCCCCCTCAAAACATCTCCTGGATGAGAGTTTCCTGGAATGTCCAAAGTGCAGAGCCCTTTACACAACCAGTCAGCACAGAGAACTGCTGGCCCACCTTGACTACTGTTTTGCTTAA
- the rbp4 gene encoding retinol-binding protein 4 precursor (The RefSeq protein has 1 substitution compared to this genomic sequence) → MLRICVALFVLATCWAQDCQVANIPVMQNFDKSRFAGKWYAVAKKDPVGLFLLDNVAATYVIDESGKMTANAYGRVIILNNWEMCANMFATFEDTPDPAKFKMTYWGAASYLQSGNDEHWAIDTDYDNYAIHYSCREVDMDGTCLDGYSFIFSRHPTGLRPEDQKIVTDKKKEICLLGKYRRVSHTGFCESS, encoded by the exons ATGCTGAGAATCTGTGTGGCCCTCTTTGTCCTGGCTACGTGCTGGGCACAGGACTGTCAGGTTGCAAACATTCCCGTCATGCAGAACTTCGACAAGAGTCGG TTTGCTGGAAAATGGTATGCCGTTGCCAAAAAAGATCCCGTTGGTCTATTCCTCCTGGACAACGTTGCTGCTACCTATGTAATCGATGAAAGCGGCAAAATGACAGCAAATGCTTATGGCAGAGTAATCATCTTAAA CAACTGGGAAATGTGTGCCAACATGTTTGCCACTTTTGAGGACACTCCAGACCCTGccaagttcaagatgacataCTGGGGCGCTGCTTCATACCTTCAGTCTGGAA ACGACGAACACTGGGTCATTGACACGGACTACGACAACTATGCCATCCACTACTCCTGCAGAGAGGTGGACATGGACGGCACTTGCCTGGACGGGTACTCCTTCATCTTCTCTCGTCACCCCACCGGCCTGAGGCCCGAGGACCAGAAGATAGTGACGGACAAGAAAAAGGAGATCTGCCTCCTGGGCAAATACAGACGTGTTTCACACACTG GTTTCTGTGAAAGCAGCTGA